The following coding sequences are from one Gadus macrocephalus chromosome 3, ASM3116895v1 window:
- the LOC132453518 gene encoding tumor necrosis factor ligand superfamily member 14-like isoform X2 — protein sequence MSLGGPDTLPQLFVVDSQAPYAHLPTTRRRRKPSTIQTLLLLLGVLALSGVLVEGVFIYYLYRKTQVGTTMSQIGDKDNLPMAMRAHPKTQQKPSAHLLGSTSLKEGIIHWSNINSTATFTSQMDYKDGHLMVPRRGFYYLYTKVYLDLSEGCTSFQVMKLMKNTVGYHKPIELLHSNRFSCPIDGRSTDKEIFLSGIFNLASKDEVYVTLENKAMKLFKNENYMGAFMLHE from the exons ATGTCATTGGGTGGCCCGGACACTCTTCCCCAGCTCTTTGTGGTGGACAGCCAGGCTCCATATGCTCACCTGCCCACTACCAGGCGCAGGAGGAAACCCAGCACCATCCAAACACTTCTGCTCCTTCTCGGGGTCCTCGCTTTGTCAGGAGTTTTGGTTGAGGGAGTCTTCATCTACTACCTGTACAGAAAAACCCAG GTTGGTACCACCATGAGTCAAATTGGAGACAAAG ATAACCTACCAATGGCCATGAGGGCGCATCCAAAGACTCAACAAAAGCCCTCTGCCCACCTCCTCG GCTCCACCAGTCTTAAGGAAGGCATCATACATTGGAGTAATATTAATTCCACTGCCACCTTCACCTCCCAGATGGACTACAAAGATGGACACTTAATGGTCCCGAGGAGAGGATTCTATTACTTGTACACCAAAGTGTACCTGGACCTGTCAGAGGGATGCACATCCTTCCAGGTCATGAAGTTAATGAAGAACACAGTTGGATACCATAAACCAATAGAATTGTTGCATTCTAATAG GTTCAGCTGCCCTATTGATGGGAGATCCACTGATAAGGAAATCTTTCTGAGCGGTATCTTCAATCTGGCGTCTAAGGATGAGGTTTATGTAACTCTTGAGAATAAGGCCATGAAACTGTTCAAGAATGAGAATTATATGGGAGCCTTTATGTTACACGAATAA
- the LOC132453518 gene encoding tumor necrosis factor ligand superfamily member 14-like isoform X1 → MSLGGPDTLPQLFVVDSQAPYAHLPTTRRRRKPSTIQTLLLLLGVLALSGVLVEGVFIYYLYRKTQVGTTMSQIGDKDNLPMAMRAHPKTQQKPSAHLLGSTSLKEGIIHWSNINSTATFTSQMDYKDGHLMVPRRGFYYLYTKVYLDLSEGCTSFQVMKLMKNTVGYHKPIELLHSNRMWVMHVSCYIIFCFFPTDGRFSCPIDGRSTDKEIFLSGIFNLASKDEVYVTLENKAMKLFKNENYMGAFMLHE, encoded by the exons ATGTCATTGGGTGGCCCGGACACTCTTCCCCAGCTCTTTGTGGTGGACAGCCAGGCTCCATATGCTCACCTGCCCACTACCAGGCGCAGGAGGAAACCCAGCACCATCCAAACACTTCTGCTCCTTCTCGGGGTCCTCGCTTTGTCAGGAGTTTTGGTTGAGGGAGTCTTCATCTACTACCTGTACAGAAAAACCCAG GTTGGTACCACCATGAGTCAAATTGGAGACAAAG ATAACCTACCAATGGCCATGAGGGCGCATCCAAAGACTCAACAAAAGCCCTCTGCCCACCTCCTCG GCTCCACCAGTCTTAAGGAAGGCATCATACATTGGAGTAATATTAATTCCACTGCCACCTTCACCTCCCAGATGGACTACAAAGATGGACACTTAATGGTCCCGAGGAGAGGATTCTATTACTTGTACACCAAAGTGTACCTGGACCTGTCAGAGGGATGCACATCCTTCCAGGTCATGAAGTTAATGAAGAACACAGTTGGATACCATAAACCAATAGAATTGTTGCATTCTAATAG GATGTGGGTCATGCACGTATCCTGCTACATCATCTTCTGCTTCTTTCCCACCGATGGCAGGTTCAGCTGCCCTATTGATGGGAGATCCACTGATAAGGAAATCTTTCTGAGCGGTATCTTCAATCTGGCGTCTAAGGATGAGGTTTATGTAACTCTTGAGAATAAGGCCATGAAACTGTTCAAGAATGAGAATTATATGGGAGCCTTTATGTTACACGAATAA
- the LOC132453522 gene encoding uncharacterized protein LOC132453522: MDVESLKKSGSSRVRCLDAFLVVSIVLLFAAVGVLTVGLFFGTKAETASSPQPYASDVGDKIQNVAYLQPDSPDLKNGTMRWTAASRGAGTSVGSLFDFNPDHHSIRTTRDGHYFIYIELKLTCSTQECDAGRFTVSIGDRLTCNFELPEWKETTPVYRKCWQVTRMDNGTRLVTQMTAQQQLNKWRIDVAASEQGIYLVG, encoded by the exons ATGGATGTCGAAAGTCTCAAAAAGAGTGGAAGTTCACGTGTGAGGTGCCTGGACGCGTTTCTGGTTGTTTCCATTGTGTTGCTGTTCGCGGCAGTCGGGGTGCTGACGGTGGGACTCTTCTTTGGGACGAAGGCTGAGACAGCGTCCAGCCCTCAGCCCTACGCCTCTGATGTCGGGGACAAG ATACAGAACGTTGCCTACCTGCAACCAGACTCAC CCGACCTGAAGAACGGCACCATGCGGTGGACGGCTGCAAGCCGCGGAGCGGGGACCTCCGTGGGAAGCCTCTTCGACTTCAACCCAGACCACCACTCTATCAGGACGACGCGGGACGGCCACTACTTCATCTACATCGAGCTCAAGCTCACCTGCTCAACGCAGGAGTGCGACGCCGGTCGGTTCACCGTGAGCATCGGTGACCGCCTCACGTGCAACTTCGAGCTGCCTGAGTGGAAGGAAACGACCCCCGTCTACCGGAAGTGCTGGCAGGTGACCAGGATGGACAACGGGACGCGGTTGGTCACTCAGATGACTGCCCAGCAGCAGCTGAACAAATGGAGGATCGACGTGGCCGCTTCCGAACAGGGGATCTACCTAGTGGGTTAG
- the LOC132453759 gene encoding uncharacterized protein LOC132453759 translates to MDVESLKKSGSSRVRCLDAFLVVSIVLLFAAVGVLTVGLFFGTKAETASSPQPYASDVGDKMQNVAYLKPHLRNLENGTMRWTAVSRGAGNSVGSLFDFNPDHHSIRTTRDGQYFIYIELKLNCSTTPVCDAGRFTVSIGDSRDSRDSRLTCNFELPEWKETTPVYRKCWQVTRMDKEMRLVTQMTAQQQLNKWTIDVAASEQGIYLVG, encoded by the exons ATGGATGTCGAAAGTCTCAAAAAGAGTGGAAGTTCACGTGTGAGGTGCCTGGACGCGTTTCTGGTTGTTTCCATTGTGTTGCTGTTCGCGGCAGTCGGGGTGCTGACGGTGGGACTCTTCTTTGGGACGAAGGCTGAGACAGCGTCCAGCCCTCAGCCCTACGCCTCTGATGTCGGGGACAAG ATGCAGAACGTTGCCTACCTGAAACCACACTTAC GCAACCTGGAGAACGGCACCATGCGGTGGACGGCTGTAAGCCGCGGAGCGGGGAACTCCGTGGGAAGCCTCTTCGACTTCAACCCAGACCACCACTCTATCAGGACGACGCGGGACGGCCAGTACTTCATCTACATCGAGCTCAAGCTCAACTGCTCGACAACGCCCGTCTGCGACGCCGGTCGGTTCACCGTGAGCATCGGTGACTCACGTGACTCACGTGACTCACGCCTCACGTGCAACTTCGAGCTGCCTGAGTGGAAGGAAACGACCCCCGTCTACCGGAAGTGCTGGCAGGTGACCAGGATGGACAAAGAGATGCGGTTGGTCACTCAGATGACTGCCCAGCAGCAGCTGAACAAATGGACGATCGACGTGGCCGCTTCCGAACAGGGGATCTACCTAGTGGGTTAG